The following DNA comes from Syntrophorhabdus sp..
GTGGCTTTTTCGAGCACGGTGAGGGCGAACGCCCGCCCTGACACGGACCCCGTCATGAAGGCCCTCCTCGACGCGGGAACGGACGCGGTGGCCATCGTGGGCAAGGCCTGGGACCTGCACGTGAGGGACGCCCTCAAGGTCAGCCTCGACACCAACCTTGCCATGATAGCGGCGACCATCGGCCACCTCAAGAAATTGGGCAAGACCGTCTTCTTCGACGCGGAACATTTCTATGACGGGTACAAGCGCAACACCGAATACGCCCGTGCGGTGGTGCGCGCCGCCCGGGACGCCGGGGCCGACATCATCGTCCTGTGCGACACCAACGGCGGCGCCATGCCTTTCGAGGTCTTCGATATCACCCGGACCGTGGGAAAGGACATAAAGACAAAACTCGGCATCCACACACACAACGATACCGAGCTCGGTGTTGCCAATTCCCTGATGGCGGTGAAGGCCGGATGCGCCCTCGTGCAGGGCACCATCAACGGTTACGGGGAGCGCTGCGGGAACGCGAATCTCTGTTCCATCATCCCCAACGTCATCCTGAAGATGGGACACACCGGCATCGACAGGGAAAAGATCGCCCGGTTACGGGAGTTGAGTCTGTTCGTTGACGAAATGGCCAATTTCATACCCGACAAGCACAGGCCCTACGTGGGAGAGAGCGCCTTCGCACACAAGGGCGGCATACACGTCAGCGCCATCAGGAAGAATCCTGAGACCTACGAACACATCCGGCCGGAGCTGGTGGGCAACTCCCAGCGTGTCCTCATCTCGGACCTCTCCGGCGAGAGCAGCATCCGCTACAAGGCGAAGGAGTTCAACATCGACATCGACAAGGACCCGAAGGTGGTCAAGGATGTCGTCAAGAGGATAAAGGACCTGGAGATGGGCGGATATCAGTTCGAGGGGGCCGAAGGCTCGTTGGAACTCCTCATCAAGAAGAAGATGGGCATCCACAGGTCCTACTTCGAACTCATCGGTTTCCGCATCATCGTCGAAAAGAAGGAGACCTCTCAACCCGTGACGGAAGCCACGATCCTCGTCAGGGTCGGCGACCGCGTGGAGCACACCGCGGCGCTCGGCAAGGGCCCCGTCAACGCCCTCGACAACGCGCTCAGAAAGGCCCTTCACACCTTCTATCCACAGTTGAAGAAGATGGACCTAGTCGATTACAAGGTGAGGGTCCTTTCCACGCGGGAAGGCACCGGCGCCCCCACCCGTGTCCTCATCGAAAGCTCGGACGGCAAACACACATGGGGAACGGTGGGAGTGTCGGAGAACATCATCGAGGCGAGCTGGCGGGCACTCGTCGACTCCATCGACTACAAGCTTCTCATTGAAGAGGAAAAGAAGCCGTGAGAAA
Coding sequences within:
- a CDS encoding citramalate synthase, which codes for MRVDFYDTTLRDGAQSEDIAFSLTDKLRITEKLDEFGIHYIEGGWPGSNPKDLQYFKEVKKLSLSNARIVAFSSTVRANARPDTDPVMKALLDAGTDAVAIVGKAWDLHVRDALKVSLDTNLAMIAATIGHLKKLGKTVFFDAEHFYDGYKRNTEYARAVVRAARDAGADIIVLCDTNGGAMPFEVFDITRTVGKDIKTKLGIHTHNDTELGVANSLMAVKAGCALVQGTINGYGERCGNANLCSIIPNVILKMGHTGIDREKIARLRELSLFVDEMANFIPDKHRPYVGESAFAHKGGIHVSAIRKNPETYEHIRPELVGNSQRVLISDLSGESSIRYKAKEFNIDIDKDPKVVKDVVKRIKDLEMGGYQFEGAEGSLELLIKKKMGIHRSYFELIGFRIIVEKKETSQPVTEATILVRVGDRVEHTAALGKGPVNALDNALRKALHTFYPQLKKMDLVDYKVRVLSTREGTGAPTRVLIESSDGKHTWGTVGVSENIIEASWRALVDSIDYKLLIEEEKKP